In the Gymnogyps californianus isolate 813 chromosome 3, ASM1813914v2, whole genome shotgun sequence genome, one interval contains:
- the SNX17 gene encoding sorting nexin-17 isoform X1, whose translation MHFSIPETETRAGDGGAAYVAYNIHVNGVLHCRVRYSQLLGLHEQLRKEYGANVVPAFPPKKIFTLTPAEVEQRREQLEKYMQAVRQDPTLGGSETFNSFLRKAQQETQQIPTEEVVLEVLLSNGQKVKVTILTSDQTEDVLEAVASKLDLPDDLVGYFSLFLVRETKDGAFSFVRKLQEFELPYVSVTSLHNPEFRIILRKSYWDSSYDDDVMEHRVGLNLLYAQTVSDIEHGWILVNKEQHRQLKSLQEKVSKKEFIRLAQTLKYYGYLKFDPCVTDFPEKGCHVVVSAGNNELNFQVRLPSEQIKEGSFKVTRMRCWRVTSSVPLSNGPSGSSPGKSEVKLELAFEYLMSKDRLQWVTITSPQAIMLSICLQSMVDELMVKKSGGSIRKMFRRRVNGALRRSDSQQAVKSPPLLDSPDASREPMAKLSSKLTSVSLRGISHSSSANDVGANDFHGNYAFEGIGDEDL comes from the exons atgCACTTCTCCATCCCCGAGACCGAGACCCGCGCCGGCGACGGCGGCGCCGCCTACGTG GCCTACAACATCCACGTGAATGGGGTGTTGCACTGCCGAGTGCGCTACAGccagctcctggggctgcaCGAGCAG TTAAGGAAAGAGTATGGCGCTAACGTGGTCCCAGCCTTTCCCCCAAAGAAGATCTTCACACTCACCCCGGCAGAGGTAGAGCAACGACGGGAACAGCTGGAGAAGTACATGCAGGCTG TGCGGCAGGACCCGACGCTGGGAGGCAGCGAGACCTTCAACAGCTTCCTGCGCAAGGCCCAGCAG GAGACGCAGCAGATACCCACAGAGGAGGTGGTGCTGGAAGTGCTGCTCTCCAACGGCCAGAAGGTCAAGGTCACCATCCTTACCTCGGACCAGACAGAGGATGTCCTTGAG GCTGTGGCTTCCAAGCTGGATCTGCCAGATGACCTGGTCGGCTACTTCAGCCTCTTCCTAGTGAGAGAGACCAAGGATGGAGCTTTCTCCT TCGTGCGGAAGCTGCAGGAGTTTGAGCTGCCGTATGTGTCCGTCACCAGCCTGCACAACCCCGAGTTCAGGATCATCCTGCGCAAGAG CTACTGGGACTCCTCCTATGACGACGATGTAATGGAGCATCGCGTGGGGTTGAACTTGCTGTATGCGCAG ACGGTGTCGGACATCGAGCATGGATGGATCCTTGTCAACAAGGAACAGCACCGGCAGCTGAAGTCCCTGCAGGAAAAAGTCTCCAAGAAGGAG TTCATCCGCCTGGCGCAGACCCTGAAGTACTACGGTTATCTCAAGTTTGACCCCTGCGTCACTGACTTCCCTGAGAAGGGATGCCACGTCGTCGTCAGCGCTGGCAACAACGAGCTCAACTTCCAGGTGCGGCTGCCGAGCGAGCAGATCAAGGAAGGCAGCTTCAAGGTCACGCGCATGCGGTGCTGGCGGGTCACATCCTCG GTGCCGCTGAGCAACGGTCCCTCAGGGAGCAGCCCGGGGAAGTCCGAGGTGAAGCTGGAGCTGGCTTTCGAGTATCTAATGAGCAAGGACCGGCTGCAGTGGGTCACCATCACCAGTCCACAG GCCATCATGCTGAGCATCTGCTTGCAGTCCATGGTGGATGAGCTGATGGTGAAAAAGTCTGGAGGCAGCATCCGCAAG ATGTTTCGCCGGCGGGTGAATGGGGCCCTGCGGCGCTCGGACAGCCAGCAAGCTGTGAAATCGCCCCCGCTGCTG GACTCGCCCGACGCCTCCCGGGAGCCAATGGCCAAACTCTCG AGCAAGCTCACCTCTGTCAGCCTGCGAGGGATCAGCCACTCCAGCTCTGCTAACGATGTGGGCGCTAACGACTTCCATGGCAATTATGCCTTTGAGGGCATTGGCGATGAAGATCTGTAG
- the SNX17 gene encoding sorting nexin-17 isoform X2, with the protein MHFSIPETETRAGDGGAAYVAYNIHVNGVLHCRLRKEYGANVVPAFPPKKIFTLTPAEVEQRREQLEKYMQAVRQDPTLGGSETFNSFLRKAQQETQQIPTEEVVLEVLLSNGQKVKVTILTSDQTEDVLEAVASKLDLPDDLVGYFSLFLVRETKDGAFSFVRKLQEFELPYVSVTSLHNPEFRIILRKSYWDSSYDDDVMEHRVGLNLLYAQTVSDIEHGWILVNKEQHRQLKSLQEKVSKKEFIRLAQTLKYYGYLKFDPCVTDFPEKGCHVVVSAGNNELNFQVRLPSEQIKEGSFKVTRMRCWRVTSSVPLSNGPSGSSPGKSEVKLELAFEYLMSKDRLQWVTITSPQAIMLSICLQSMVDELMVKKSGGSIRKMFRRRVNGALRRSDSQQAVKSPPLLDSPDASREPMAKLSSKLTSVSLRGISHSSSANDVGANDFHGNYAFEGIGDEDL; encoded by the exons atgCACTTCTCCATCCCCGAGACCGAGACCCGCGCCGGCGACGGCGGCGCCGCCTACGTG GCCTACAACATCCACGTGAATGGGGTGTTGCACTGCCGA TTAAGGAAAGAGTATGGCGCTAACGTGGTCCCAGCCTTTCCCCCAAAGAAGATCTTCACACTCACCCCGGCAGAGGTAGAGCAACGACGGGAACAGCTGGAGAAGTACATGCAGGCTG TGCGGCAGGACCCGACGCTGGGAGGCAGCGAGACCTTCAACAGCTTCCTGCGCAAGGCCCAGCAG GAGACGCAGCAGATACCCACAGAGGAGGTGGTGCTGGAAGTGCTGCTCTCCAACGGCCAGAAGGTCAAGGTCACCATCCTTACCTCGGACCAGACAGAGGATGTCCTTGAG GCTGTGGCTTCCAAGCTGGATCTGCCAGATGACCTGGTCGGCTACTTCAGCCTCTTCCTAGTGAGAGAGACCAAGGATGGAGCTTTCTCCT TCGTGCGGAAGCTGCAGGAGTTTGAGCTGCCGTATGTGTCCGTCACCAGCCTGCACAACCCCGAGTTCAGGATCATCCTGCGCAAGAG CTACTGGGACTCCTCCTATGACGACGATGTAATGGAGCATCGCGTGGGGTTGAACTTGCTGTATGCGCAG ACGGTGTCGGACATCGAGCATGGATGGATCCTTGTCAACAAGGAACAGCACCGGCAGCTGAAGTCCCTGCAGGAAAAAGTCTCCAAGAAGGAG TTCATCCGCCTGGCGCAGACCCTGAAGTACTACGGTTATCTCAAGTTTGACCCCTGCGTCACTGACTTCCCTGAGAAGGGATGCCACGTCGTCGTCAGCGCTGGCAACAACGAGCTCAACTTCCAGGTGCGGCTGCCGAGCGAGCAGATCAAGGAAGGCAGCTTCAAGGTCACGCGCATGCGGTGCTGGCGGGTCACATCCTCG GTGCCGCTGAGCAACGGTCCCTCAGGGAGCAGCCCGGGGAAGTCCGAGGTGAAGCTGGAGCTGGCTTTCGAGTATCTAATGAGCAAGGACCGGCTGCAGTGGGTCACCATCACCAGTCCACAG GCCATCATGCTGAGCATCTGCTTGCAGTCCATGGTGGATGAGCTGATGGTGAAAAAGTCTGGAGGCAGCATCCGCAAG ATGTTTCGCCGGCGGGTGAATGGGGCCCTGCGGCGCTCGGACAGCCAGCAAGCTGTGAAATCGCCCCCGCTGCTG GACTCGCCCGACGCCTCCCGGGAGCCAATGGCCAAACTCTCG AGCAAGCTCACCTCTGTCAGCCTGCGAGGGATCAGCCACTCCAGCTCTGCTAACGATGTGGGCGCTAACGACTTCCATGGCAATTATGCCTTTGAGGGCATTGGCGATGAAGATCTGTAG
- the SNX17 gene encoding sorting nexin-17 isoform X3: protein MHFSIPETETRAGDGGAAYVLRKEYGANVVPAFPPKKIFTLTPAEVEQRREQLEKYMQAVRQDPTLGGSETFNSFLRKAQQETQQIPTEEVVLEVLLSNGQKVKVTILTSDQTEDVLEAVASKLDLPDDLVGYFSLFLVRETKDGAFSFVRKLQEFELPYVSVTSLHNPEFRIILRKSYWDSSYDDDVMEHRVGLNLLYAQTVSDIEHGWILVNKEQHRQLKSLQEKVSKKEFIRLAQTLKYYGYLKFDPCVTDFPEKGCHVVVSAGNNELNFQVRLPSEQIKEGSFKVTRMRCWRVTSSVPLSNGPSGSSPGKSEVKLELAFEYLMSKDRLQWVTITSPQAIMLSICLQSMVDELMVKKSGGSIRKMFRRRVNGALRRSDSQQAVKSPPLLDSPDASREPMAKLSSKLTSVSLRGISHSSSANDVGANDFHGNYAFEGIGDEDL, encoded by the exons atgCACTTCTCCATCCCCGAGACCGAGACCCGCGCCGGCGACGGCGGCGCCGCCTACGTG TTAAGGAAAGAGTATGGCGCTAACGTGGTCCCAGCCTTTCCCCCAAAGAAGATCTTCACACTCACCCCGGCAGAGGTAGAGCAACGACGGGAACAGCTGGAGAAGTACATGCAGGCTG TGCGGCAGGACCCGACGCTGGGAGGCAGCGAGACCTTCAACAGCTTCCTGCGCAAGGCCCAGCAG GAGACGCAGCAGATACCCACAGAGGAGGTGGTGCTGGAAGTGCTGCTCTCCAACGGCCAGAAGGTCAAGGTCACCATCCTTACCTCGGACCAGACAGAGGATGTCCTTGAG GCTGTGGCTTCCAAGCTGGATCTGCCAGATGACCTGGTCGGCTACTTCAGCCTCTTCCTAGTGAGAGAGACCAAGGATGGAGCTTTCTCCT TCGTGCGGAAGCTGCAGGAGTTTGAGCTGCCGTATGTGTCCGTCACCAGCCTGCACAACCCCGAGTTCAGGATCATCCTGCGCAAGAG CTACTGGGACTCCTCCTATGACGACGATGTAATGGAGCATCGCGTGGGGTTGAACTTGCTGTATGCGCAG ACGGTGTCGGACATCGAGCATGGATGGATCCTTGTCAACAAGGAACAGCACCGGCAGCTGAAGTCCCTGCAGGAAAAAGTCTCCAAGAAGGAG TTCATCCGCCTGGCGCAGACCCTGAAGTACTACGGTTATCTCAAGTTTGACCCCTGCGTCACTGACTTCCCTGAGAAGGGATGCCACGTCGTCGTCAGCGCTGGCAACAACGAGCTCAACTTCCAGGTGCGGCTGCCGAGCGAGCAGATCAAGGAAGGCAGCTTCAAGGTCACGCGCATGCGGTGCTGGCGGGTCACATCCTCG GTGCCGCTGAGCAACGGTCCCTCAGGGAGCAGCCCGGGGAAGTCCGAGGTGAAGCTGGAGCTGGCTTTCGAGTATCTAATGAGCAAGGACCGGCTGCAGTGGGTCACCATCACCAGTCCACAG GCCATCATGCTGAGCATCTGCTTGCAGTCCATGGTGGATGAGCTGATGGTGAAAAAGTCTGGAGGCAGCATCCGCAAG ATGTTTCGCCGGCGGGTGAATGGGGCCCTGCGGCGCTCGGACAGCCAGCAAGCTGTGAAATCGCCCCCGCTGCTG GACTCGCCCGACGCCTCCCGGGAGCCAATGGCCAAACTCTCG AGCAAGCTCACCTCTGTCAGCCTGCGAGGGATCAGCCACTCCAGCTCTGCTAACGATGTGGGCGCTAACGACTTCCATGGCAATTATGCCTTTGAGGGCATTGGCGATGAAGATCTGTAG
- the ZNF513 gene encoding zinc finger protein 513, producing MPRRKQSHPQPVKGECAAGSGGGGGGGSPAVTRGARCVAADAEDGPEETAGAALVLPGDLLLGRGLAFEKGPPADTLVGKIAIPAYALSDDDCSSGYQQLSVESDPEEGGEPGPAALPCRQCGLQLAASLGQSCLQCAGTEGGRSQRIVYSCQLCPFASHYSSHLKRHMKTHNGEKPFACPQCAYASAQLVNLTRHLRTHTGEKPYRCTCCSFACSSLGNLKRHERVHSQDKPFQCAACDYRCNQSRNLKRHMLSHRLPEGEGPHRRDKDPEPLLPELSLHVGSGSGPFLPGCARLRGEEAAALPELLFPFTCRMCGLVLDDGFAQDEGLAEQVCGRCSLAVLGTEPGASPRKGTGDKGFACSLCPFVTHYPNHLARHMKTHSGEKPFACPLCPYASAHLDNLKRHQRVHTGEKPYKCQLCDYACGNLANLKRHGRIHSGDKPFQCSLCSYSCNQSMNLKRHMLRHTGEKPFQCRDCPYTTGHWDNYKRHQKIHGHTAESWVNPRNAKALLAPPAVGTALP from the exons ATGCCCCGGCGGAAGCAGAGCCACCCGCAGCCGGTGAAGGGTGAGTGCGCGGCGGGGtcggggggcggcggcggcggcggcagcccggCGGTGACCCGCGGCGCTCGGTGTGTTGCAGCGGACGCCGAGGACGGCCCCGAGGAGACGGCGGGAGCGGCGCTGGTGCTGCCCGGCGACCTGCTGCTGGGCCGCGGCCTGGCCTTCGAGAAGGGACCGCCAG CAGACACCCTGGTGGGGAAGATCGCCATCCCAGCGTACGCGCTGAGCGACGACGACTGCTCCTCTGGGTACCAGCAGCTGAGCGTGGAGAGCGACCCCGAGGAGGGCGGGGAGCCCGGCCCCGCAGCATTGCCCTGCCGCCAGTGcgggctgcagctggctgccagcctggggcagagctgcctgcagtgcGCCGGCACCGAGGGGGGCCGCAGCCAGCGCATCGTGTactcctgccagctctgccccttCGCCTCCCACTACTCCAGCCACCTCAAGCGCCACATGAAGACACACAACGGGGAGAAGCCGTTCGCGTGCCCGCAGTGTGCCTACGCCTCTGCTCAGCTGGTGAACCTGACCCGACACCTGCGCACGCACACGGGGGAGAAGCCGTACCGCTGCACGTGCTGCAGCTTcgcctgcagcagcctgggcaaCCTCAAACGCCACGAACGGGTCCACAGCCAGGACAAGCCCTTCCAGTGCGCTGCCTGCGACTATCGCTGCAACCAGAGCCGCAACCTGAAGCGGCACATGCTCAGCCACCGCCTGCCCGAAGGCGAGGGGCCGCACCGGCGGGACAAGGACCCAG AGCCGCTGCTGCCGGAGCTGAGCCTGCACGTGGGCAGCGGCAGCGGCCCCTTCCTGCCTGGCTGCGCTCGGCTGCGGGGCGAGGAGGCGGCTGCGCTGCCTgagctgctcttccccttcACGTGCCGCATGTGCGGGCTGGTGCTGGACGACGGGTTCGCGCAGGATGAGGGCCTGGCTGAGCAGGTCTGTGGGCGCTGCAGCCTGGCGGTGCTGGGCACCGAGCCGGGCGCCAGCCCCCGTAAGGGCACCGGGGACAAAGGCTttgcctgcagcctctgcccctTCGTCACCCACTACCCCAACCACTTGGCACGGCACATGAAGACGCACAGTGGGGAGAAGCCATTCGCCTGCCCGCTCTGCCCCTACGCCTCCGCCCACCTCGACAACCTGAAGCGGCACCAGCGAGTGCACACGGGCGAGAAGCCCTACAAGTGCCAGCTCTGCGACTATGCCTGCGGCAACCTGGCCAACCTCAAGCGTCACGGGCGCATCCACTCGGGTGACAAGCCCTTCCAGTGCAGCCTCTGCAGCTACAGCTGCAACCAGAGCATGAACCTGAAGCGGCACATGCTGCGGCACACGGGCGAGAAGCCCTTCCAGTGCCGGGACTGCCCCTACACCACTGGCCACTGGGACAACTACAAGCGCCACCAGAAGATCCACGGCCACACGGCTGAGAGCTGGGTAAACCCGCGCAATGCCAAAGCCCTCCTGGCCCCTCCAGCCGTGGGCACGGCCCTGCCCTGA